Proteins co-encoded in one Papaver somniferum cultivar HN1 chromosome 5, ASM357369v1, whole genome shotgun sequence genomic window:
- the LOC113281211 gene encoding E3 ubiquitin-protein ligase RNF4-like, producing the protein MQRSRAIKRNALEDLELRLGPSYPHKGDMLGRNCVRGFPNLITIDDDEDDDVIMYSQSTSTGEIPLFPITSSWAPVVTEEDLELRLGFRGHAGAIVHNAEGRGEPSQTWKCVKTKYARMTEMEGVKLRCTICMDTMKEETSTLCGHVFCKACIVNAIRVQNRCPACRKEVSLNNIHRIYLPGATIS; encoded by the exons ATGCAAAGATCAAGAGCAATCAAGAGGAATGCTCTTGAAGATCTTGAGTTAAGATTAGGGCCATCTTATCCACACAAAGGAGACATGCTGGGTAGAAATTGTGTTAGGGGATTCCCTAATTTAATCACTATtgacgatgatgaagatgatgatgtgattaTGTATTCTCAGAGTACTTCCACAGGG GAGATTCCACTGTTTCCTATTACAAGCTCATGGGCACCTGTTGTTACAGAGGAAGATTTAGAGCTTCGCCTTGGATTTAGAG GACATGCTGGGGCCATCGTGCACAATGCCGAGGGAAGAGGAGAACCTTCGCAAACTTGGAAGTGTGTCAAG ACAAAGTATGCACGCATGACGGAGATGGAAGGTGTAAAGTTGAGGTGCACGATCTGCATGGATACAATGAAGGAGGAGACATCGACTCTTTGTGGGCACGTATTTTGTAAAGCTTGCATCGTGAATGCTATTAGAGTTCAGAATAGGTGCCCTGCTTGCCGTAAGGAAGTCTCATTGAACAATATTCACCGTATCTATCTACCAGGAGCTACTATTTCCTGA
- the LOC113281212 gene encoding uncharacterized protein LOC113281212, whose amino-acid sequence MCVVKCEGTRLPVLHSTSACPWSVQVLDIKGAAKNFLQFKCELLEVCTMCLILLDANTKISVHDLLLDYGYGFKLWHRNSRVMANYSGKFIYAFVFKFGYSLRLLCARSTTILFVQGAETGVVCKLRNTRLQHGTVLWSRLILQVTCTNAAGTMMELFDQLHHSRWSFYNLLILQLGNGSRNSLNFCVVASQYAGESQILSKRLHYKLMFLSLRASHMCDVPQILLQELLNFSVLLFLVHTIVRTRLSLSQIDPFRHSKLLTSEVFSWFIIQERVILTTTHFNWNSLHNELSILGRGLSIHYRLPSPHVYISCLLPVGMILGTQILVVVFLILKMFLWVGYLKWKFRFPPGLSSMRNVRWVANNLISVVCTMLQWDTTLWNSVVIQVLKYYHAEKAKEWASRRHENCVWSSLIVGTYIKTVGAKGRISPAVQDGDIFGVEFSSGGGCGTNIDRNLQYLVMLNRTM is encoded by the exons ATGTGTGTTGTCAAGTGTGAGGGAACTCGCTTACCAGTCTTGCATTCAACTAGTGCTTGTCCGTGGTCTGTTCAAGTACTTGACATTAAAGGAGCAGCAAAAAATTTCTTACAGTTCAAGTGTGAGTTGCTTGAGGTATGCACTATGTGTTTGATATTATTGGATGCGAACACTAAAATTTCTGTTCATGACCTACTCCTCGATTATGGATATGGATTCAAATTGTGGCATCGGAACTCCAGGGTAATGGCGAATTATAGTGGAAAATTTATTTATGCTTTTGTTTTCAAATTTGGATACTCATTAAGGTTGTTATGTGCGAGATCAACTACAATTCTGTTCGTGCAAGGGGCTGAGACTGGTGTTGTTTGCAAGTTACGGAACACAAGGTTGCAGCATGGTACAGTTCTGTGGTCCAGGTTGATACTTCAAGTGACATGTACCAATGCAGCTGGTACTATGATGGAGTTATTTGATCAACTACATCATAGTCGATGGAGTTTCTATAATCTTCTAATCTTACAGCTTGGAAATGGTTCACGAAATTCACTAAACTTCTGTGTGGTGGCAAGCCAATATGCTGGTGAATCACAGATTCTCTCAAAGAGGCTTCACTATAAGCTTATGTTTCTTTCTCTTCGTGCTAGCCACATGTGTGATGTGCCCCAGATTCTTTTGCAAGAGCTTCTAAATTTTTCAGTGCTCCTATTTTTAGTTCACACAATTGTTAGAACTCGCTTATCTCTTTCACAAATTGATCCTTTTCGGCACTCCAAATTACTTACTTCTGAAGTATTTTCGTGGTTTATAATCCAAGAGAGAGTTATACTGACAACAACACACTTCAATTGGAATTCTCTGCACAATGAGCTTAGCATTTTGGGAAGAGGGTTATCTATACATTATCGATTACCTTCACCTCATGTCTATATTAGCTGTCTGCTGCCAGTGGGTATGATATTGGGAACTCAGATCTTAGTGGTAGTATTTCTGATTCTTAAAATGTTTTTGTGGGTAGGATACTTGAAGTGGAAGTTCAGATTTCCACCTGGTTTGTCGAGTATGAGAAATGTTAGATGGGTTGCTAACAATCTTATCTCAGTGGTGTGTACAATGCTTCAATGGGATACTACTCTCTGGAATTCAGTGGTAATTCAGGTCCTAAAATATTATCATGCTGAGAAGGCAAAGGAATGGGCTAGTAGAAGACATGAAAACTGTGTGTGGAGTTCTCTTATAGTGGGAACCTATATCAAGACTGTTGGAGCCAAGGGGCGGATCTCTCCTGCAGTTCAGGATGGCGACATATTTGGTGTGGAATTCAGTTCCG GTGGGGGTTGTGGTACCAACATAGATAGAAATTTGCAGTACCTAGTGATGCTAAACCGAACCATGTGA